One window from the genome of Natrialba magadii ATCC 43099 encodes:
- a CDS encoding alpha hydrolase, with protein MDLGLLYSGGKDSTLAALLLDEFYDVTLTTAHFGISNDWKHARETARATGFEFERLELDPDVAREAVDRIREDGFPRNGIQHVHQHALETLAAGRFDAIADGTRRDDRVPTVSRAQAQSLEDRHGVDYIAPLSGFGRTAVDRLVEDRLDVTVGPSEEIDRADYEAELRDLIAEKDGPTAVTDVFPDHEQTYVTDVR; from the coding sequence ATGGACCTCGGACTGCTCTACAGCGGAGGGAAAGACTCGACGCTCGCCGCGCTTCTCCTCGACGAGTTCTACGACGTCACCCTCACCACGGCACACTTCGGCATTAGCAACGACTGGAAACACGCCCGCGAAACCGCCCGCGCCACCGGCTTCGAGTTCGAGCGCCTCGAACTCGATCCTGACGTAGCCCGCGAGGCCGTCGACCGGATTCGGGAGGACGGCTTCCCGCGCAACGGCATCCAGCACGTTCACCAGCACGCACTCGAGACGCTCGCCGCAGGACGGTTCGATGCGATTGCAGATGGTACCCGGCGCGACGATCGGGTCCCTACTGTCTCGCGCGCACAGGCCCAGAGCCTCGAGGACCGCCACGGCGTCGATTACATCGCGCCGCTGTCCGGCTTCGGTCGGACGGCCGTCGATCGACTCGTGGAGGATCGCCTCGACGTGACGGTGGGTCCAAGTGAGGAGATCGACCGCGCAGACTACGAGGCAGAACTTCGGGACCTCATCGCCGAGAAAGACGGGCCGACTGCGGTTACGGACGTGTTTCCGGACCACGAGCAGACGTACGTGACCGACGTTCGGTGA
- a CDS encoding helix-turn-helix transcriptional regulator: MRNISGWQLLAAVIFLAATLVFTVQLINPTPVVVSVGDNGSDVVEAGEQFRYTEVGIITVAAWLMGASMLYLVVSVERDTILTKPTTATSSAASSVGSDGAERSVHLEFADDTNSPVEQHRTQFNETTDRLDNTEREIYSMVLDADGEIQQRNIVANTDFSKATVTRTLDSLEAKGLLERKRQGVGNVVVLQETVSP, encoded by the coding sequence ATGAGAAATATATCCGGCTGGCAACTACTTGCAGCTGTCATATTTCTAGCGGCGACACTCGTTTTCACGGTGCAACTTATCAATCCGACACCAGTCGTGGTCTCGGTCGGCGACAACGGATCGGACGTCGTCGAAGCGGGTGAACAGTTTCGTTACACCGAAGTCGGGATTATCACGGTCGCCGCATGGCTTATGGGAGCGAGTATGCTGTATCTCGTCGTCAGTGTGGAACGCGATACGATACTGACGAAACCGACGACCGCCACATCATCAGCGGCATCGTCCGTGGGGTCCGACGGTGCAGAACGATCCGTCCACCTCGAGTTTGCGGACGATACGAACTCTCCAGTCGAACAACATCGAACTCAGTTCAACGAAACGACCGACCGACTCGACAATACTGAACGGGAGATTTATTCTATGGTCCTCGATGCCGACGGCGAAATCCAGCAACGAAACATCGTCGCTAACACCGATTTCTCGAAAGCGACGGTCACGCGGACGCTCGACTCCCTCGAGGCGAAAGGCTTACTCGAACGGAAACGACAGGGTGTTGGAAACGTCGTCGTCCTCCAGGAAACCGTCTCACCGTGA
- a CDS encoding DNA-binding protein, translating into MSGSPDEEKLEELRQKKMEQLQDRADSQQGGEEQEAARQQAEAQKKAVLRQHLTDDARKRLNTVKMSKPQFGEQVERQVISLARSGRLQGKIDDEKMKQLLQELKPDSKSFDIQRR; encoded by the coding sequence ATGAGCGGCTCACCAGACGAGGAGAAACTCGAGGAGCTTCGCCAGAAGAAGATGGAACAGCTCCAGGACCGCGCCGATTCCCAGCAAGGGGGCGAAGAACAGGAAGCCGCCCGCCAGCAGGCGGAAGCCCAGAAGAAGGCCGTCCTGCGCCAGCATCTGACCGACGACGCCCGCAAGCGGCTCAACACGGTCAAGATGAGCAAGCCACAGTTCGGCGAACAGGTCGAACGCCAGGTCATTAGTCTCGCCCGCAGCGGCCGTCTGCAGGGCAAGATCGACGACGAGAAGATGAAACAGCTCCTGCAGGAACTCAAGCCCGACTCGAAGAGTTTCGACATCCAGCGCCGCTAA
- a CDS encoding 30S ribosomal protein S19e produces the protein MATMYDVPADDLIEALAEDLADRLDEPDWGEFAKSGVDRELPPEQEDFWATRAASLLRKVADRGPVGVERLSTEYGGGKNGSNRYQVAPDKRADGSKNLIRTILQQLEEEDLVETAEGEGRRITAEGRSLLDDTAGNVLEDLDRPELERYA, from the coding sequence ATGGCTACGATGTATGACGTTCCGGCGGACGACCTCATCGAGGCGCTCGCTGAGGACCTCGCGGACCGACTCGACGAACCGGACTGGGGAGAGTTTGCAAAGAGCGGCGTCGACCGAGAACTCCCACCAGAACAGGAAGACTTCTGGGCAACCCGCGCTGCAAGCCTCCTTCGCAAGGTCGCAGACCGCGGCCCTGTCGGTGTCGAGCGACTCTCGACCGAGTACGGCGGCGGCAAGAACGGTTCGAACCGCTACCAGGTCGCACCGGACAAGCGCGCTGACGGCTCGAAGAACCTGATCCGAACGATTCTCCAGCAACTCGAAGAGGAGGACCTCGTCGAAACCGCAGAGGGTGAGGGTCGCCGAATCACCGCCGAGGGCCGCAGCCTGCTCGACGACACTGCCGGCAACGTCCTCGAAGACCTCGACCGTCCGGAACTCGAGCGCTACGCGTAA